CAGCTTCGAAATCAGTATATTTTGTAATGCGGATTGGATATAAATGACAAGAAACAGGTTTTCGGAAGTCTATCTCACCATTCAGGTATGCTTTCTCAATGGCACAAAAGATAATCCCCTTTTCGGAACAAGCGTAAGCACAATCTTCAACGCCGACAAGGGGCGTCACTTTATCATCATCAAAATCGGTTACATAAACGCCACCTTTTTCGATAACATCTATCCCTTCTTGTGTCATGTAGGGTTTTACTTTCGGGTAAATCTGTTCCAAAATAGCTACCTCCCCTTCTTCAAGAGGTGCGCCTGATTCTCCATATACGCAACACATTCCTTTACATTTGGGAATATTGCATACGAATTTCTTTTCAAAAACATCCAGTGAGACAATGGCCTCTCCAACTTGTATCATGCTCAATCTATATCGAATAAATACTTTTTACGGGTAGTCTTTTAAATACCAACGCACAACGGGCTGGAATATATACTTTCAGGTAAGTATTTTCCATCGGACGGTCTTCAAGGATACTGTCCGAAAAATAATTCAACGATTCGTCAATTCTCCCGAAGCCATAAAACGGCTTTGCATCCGTATTGAGCACGATCCTGAACTTCCCTTTCCCCGTGGGGATACCATAGTCAGGAAATGATTGAGTAGGATTGAAATTAAAAACGAAAATAAGTTCATTACGGCGGAACGCCAGGATCTGATGTTTGTGGTCTTCCAGCAACAATTCGGGACGTTGACTGAAGAAATCATCATTACCAAGCAAATTCAACATTGCCCGGTCAAAATCCGCTAAAAAATGAAATTTTAAATCCGGATTTTCTAATAAACTCCATTGCCGGCGTGCATATTTATATGACCAGTTATTTCCTTCACGCGGAAAATCGATCCACTCCGGATGCCCGAACTCGTTACCCATGAAACACAAATAACCATTCCCGGCCGTGGCCATGGTTACTAAACGGATCATTTTATGCAAAGCTATACCCCGATCAACAATCAGACTATTATCGTTGACAGACATGTGGTCATAAATTTCTTTATCGATAAGACGGAAAAATATGGTTTTATCACCGACCAAAGCCTGGTCATGGGATTCGACATACCCG
The sequence above is drawn from the Bacteroidales bacterium genome and encodes:
- a CDS encoding DUF3109 family protein, which encodes MIQVGEAIVSLDVFEKKFVCNIPKCKGMCCVYGESGAPLEEGEVAILEQIYPKVKPYMTQEGIDVIEKGGVYVTDFDDDKVTPLVGVEDCAYACSEKGIIFCAIEKAYLNGEIDFRKPVSCHLYPIRITKYTDFEAVNYHQWNICSDALKLGEKSGTPLYVFLKEPLIRKYGEEWYDQLCIAAGYLSQLGK